From one bacterium genomic stretch:
- a CDS encoding efflux RND transporter periplasmic adaptor subunit, which translates to MRQRTLVILVTVLLPVAFAAGWLASRGGGHAGPGGRRILYYVDPMNPSFRSPGPGTAACGMPLEPVYEDGPSPGASPSAAAPPGAVTVRADRLQLIGVAREPVQAAVRRTTLRLVGTVTPDETRLFRVTAATSGRIREMGTATTGSFVEKGAVLGAYYTSEILIPQQNFLRMYDTYQTIQQGGTNPYDSLQGGGQLATYWRNVDVGRQALMNLGMTAEQIEEITKTRQPSYLVQMRAPAAGIVTSRNVSLGQSFDAREDLFTIADLGSVWVLADVFEGQEEYLRPGTRAVVTQSGTGRRLAAVVSAVPPRFDATTRTLKVRLDVVNPRFVLRPDMLVDVELPVEVGPAIFVPKSAVLDSGTRRIVFVEQTPGVFVPRPVRTGRRLGELVEIAGGLMEGETMVTSGNFLLDSESRMRAASTPVGGAALDPICGMEVDETKARAQGLVSEHAGSSWFFCSARCKEAFLRDPKAAAARALGAAEPSSAGAPRAGMAPAATAKAFHAQDPVCGMDVDPDEAARAGLVSSYQGAAFSFCSAQCKQAFDRDPAAALARQEAQRGMPAAPGEARHGMPAAMQEGGTAAMPEAGAPAGEPMRR; encoded by the coding sequence ATGCGCCAGCGAACGCTCGTCATCCTGGTCACGGTCCTGCTGCCGGTGGCGTTCGCGGCCGGGTGGCTCGCCAGCCGCGGCGGCGGGCATGCCGGCCCGGGGGGGCGGCGCATCCTCTACTACGTCGACCCGATGAACCCCTCCTTCCGCTCGCCGGGGCCCGGGACCGCGGCCTGCGGGATGCCCCTCGAGCCGGTCTACGAGGACGGGCCGTCGCCAGGGGCGTCCCCGTCCGCGGCGGCGCCGCCGGGCGCGGTGACGGTCCGCGCCGACCGCCTGCAGCTCATCGGCGTGGCGCGAGAGCCGGTCCAGGCCGCGGTCCGGCGGACGACGCTGCGGCTTGTCGGCACAGTCACTCCCGACGAGACGCGGTTGTTCCGGGTAACGGCGGCGACGTCGGGGCGCATCCGGGAGATGGGCACCGCCACGACCGGCAGTTTCGTGGAGAAGGGGGCCGTGCTCGGGGCGTACTACACGAGCGAGATCCTCATCCCGCAGCAGAACTTCCTGCGGATGTACGACACCTACCAGACCATCCAGCAGGGCGGCACGAACCCCTACGACTCCCTGCAGGGCGGCGGGCAGCTCGCGACATACTGGCGCAACGTGGACGTCGGCCGCCAGGCGCTGATGAACCTGGGCATGACGGCCGAGCAGATCGAGGAGATCACGAAGACCCGCCAGCCGTCCTACCTGGTGCAGATGCGGGCCCCGGCGGCCGGGATCGTCACTTCGCGCAACGTCTCGCTCGGGCAGTCCTTCGACGCGCGCGAGGACCTGTTCACGATCGCCGACCTTGGGAGCGTCTGGGTGCTCGCGGACGTCTTCGAGGGGCAGGAGGAGTACCTGAGACCCGGCACACGCGCGGTCGTCACGCAGTCCGGCACCGGCCGCCGCCTCGCCGCGGTCGTGAGTGCTGTGCCGCCCCGTTTCGACGCCACGACGCGGACGCTCAAGGTGCGCCTCGACGTCGTCAACCCCCGGTTCGTCCTGCGCCCGGACATGCTGGTGGACGTCGAACTGCCCGTCGAGGTCGGGCCGGCGATCTTCGTCCCCAAGAGCGCGGTGCTCGACTCGGGGACGCGCCGGATCGTCTTCGTCGAGCAGACCCCCGGCGTGTTCGTCCCGCGCCCCGTGCGCACGGGGCGCCGTCTCGGGGAACTCGTCGAGATCGCCGGCGGGCTGATGGAGGGCGAGACGATGGTCACGTCGGGCAACTTCCTGCTCGACTCGGAGAGCCGGATGCGCGCGGCAAGCACCCCGGTCGGAGGCGCGGCGCTCGACCCCATCTGCGGCATGGAGGTCGACGAGACGAAGGCCCGTGCGCAGGGGCTGGTCAGCGAGCACGCGGGCAGCAGTTGGTTCTTCTGCTCCGCGCGGTGCAAGGAGGCGTTCCTCCGCGACCCCAAGGCCGCGGCCGCGCGGGCGCTTGGCGCGGCCGAGCCGTCCTCGGCCGGCGCACCGCGGGCCGGGATGGCGCCTGCCGCGACGGCGAAGGCGTTCCACGCGCAGGACCCGGTGTGCGGGATGGACGTCGACCCGGACGAGGCCGCGCGCGCCGGCCTGGTCAGCTCCTACCAGGGCGCGGCCTTCTCCTTCTGCTCGGCGCAGTGCAAGCAGGCGTTCGACCGGGACCCCGCCGCGGCGCTCGCCCGCCAGGAGGCGCAGCGGGGGATGCCGGCGGCGCCGGGGGAGGCCCGCCACGGCATGCCCGCCGCGATGCAGGAGGGGGGCACGGCAGCCATGCCGGAGGCGGGAGCGCCGGCGGGCGAGCCGATGCGCCGCTGA